Genomic segment of Strix uralensis isolate ZFMK-TIS-50842 chromosome 14, bStrUra1, whole genome shotgun sequence:
CGTCCAATGAACGCATTTATGGTGTGGGCTAGGATTCATCGGCCTGCTCTAGCAAAAGCTAACCCAGCTGCTAGTAATACAGCAATCAGTGTTCAGCTTGGACTGGAGTGGAGCAAACTGACTGAAGAGCAGAAGCAGCCCTATTATGatgaagcacagaaaataaaacaaaagcacagagaggaaTTTCCTGGTAAAGAAGTGCAAGATTTTTGGAAAAATTGATCTCTTTCTTTAGTGCAAGTAATagagttagaaaaaaattacGAAAATTTAAAGCACACACTCCTCCTGTCAGCTTTCTAGTACCTGaaaacatattaattttttaaaacatccaAAATGATGCTTCATCCTTCATAGCCTCTAACGTTTCTTACAGTCTTAGACTACCACAGCTACAGCAGCTCTTCTGAATGCTTTAGTAGTCTAATGGCCAGATAGTGAGTTTATTGTGAACATGGCCTGCTGCATCATTTTACATGCTCCACAAAGagctgtgcccaggtggcctaTGGTGACACATGCATCCATTCCTTAAAAGCAGGAAAGGGAAATGCCACAGGAAGCACAAATGGCATTGTATTCTGTGGGAATCTTCAACATGTAGACTTGGGATTCCTAAATAATGGTGTGGAAGATGTTGTTTCTCAGCCTTTTGTCAAAAGGCTTAAAAGTTTGTACCTTTAACAAATTGATTTCTCCATAACGCTGTAGTTCAATAAAATGGAGCGTAAGTACTTtgaacattcttttttaaaagctgttgagATCCTTCCTCTCTCTGTTGTCATAATCCCGCTAGTTCATGATTATGGCTAATCCTGGTAGACAAGATCTGACTAATGTGTCATAAACAAGCAAAAGATAAGAGCAGCTCttatctctccctctctctttgcacttttcaattaaaaaaaaaaaaaaaaagagcttcttgAAAGTTGCATTAAGAGTTAGCCTGTGTAAGAAACCTAGCTGCTCAGTGTAAATTCATAATATATTTATACATCTGTTAGAGTTTGGTTAATGTTGAAAGTTAAAAGCAAACATACTCCTCCAAAATCTAGACAGGATTCCTAGTGGGTCATATTTTCCATTGTCTCTTATAACCTGCAGGTATATGTGAGACTTAAGGGGTTAAGGAGTCAGTCAGGAAAGATCCGCATTTTGAATACAGTCATGGTTTTCCTCTGCACTGAAAGCCCATGGTACAGTGTCATGTTCTGCTTAATATGCTTTCCTCAGCTGTGCCACATCACTTCCcactgttctgtatttctttgtctCACAGTTACTATTCAGTTACGTAAAAACAATGCCCAATATGTCCATTTTATTACCACTTCTGATAAAATGCCCGATTTGCTAGCTCACTGAAACAAATGGAGTATTGCTATTGACTATGGGAGCAGGTTTTGGAGTAATGTTTTTTAGATACTTCAGAATTACAGATATCATAGCTTTACATAAAGAATGAGACCATCCCAAAAACTGGATGTCTGCATCTTTTTTCATCTCTGACAGGTTGGGTTTATCAACCGCGGCCAAGCAAAAGGAAGCATTTTCCACTGCCTGTCTCTGCTGTATTTTCCAGCACTTCTCAGAGTATCATCGCTACAAATCCAGCTGGTGTTTGTCCCTTCCCATCACCTGCTTACTCTGTTGTCATCCCCAATGTTAAGAACACTATTGGACACCCAGTCTGTGAGTTTTCAGTAGTGAATGATTTTAAAGAGTCAGAATTTACCTATGAATTTACTATATGTAAAAGTTATACAGATGGTAATGTAGATATAGTTAAAACaatttctcagtctttcttgACACCACTATTTCTATCagtcctcctctgcactgcacCTCTGCCTCCTAGTCTTTACCTACTGTTTCCTCAGCCTCTTAAATTCTTCTGGCTTCTTCATTGCCCACAGATTCCTGCTATTGTCTTTGTAGCTCCTGGTTACCTTCTGCTACTTCTTGGTCTTTTTGGATCTCTGTTACTCAACACTTGCTTCCTGTTAAGTTACAtcttcttttttgtgttgtgtCCAACCCACATGTATCTTACCTCACCAGCTCTAACTGCACTAGCGCTCAACCCCATGCTACTAAGCTGGTTAGCTTAGTCCTGATGTTAGTGTTCCTTGGTAGTGAGGGCACCATTGCTCTAGAGCAAATGCTCAGCAACTTAGACTGCTTACAAGAGACAGCAGACAGAACTGTCAGCAAGGGCATCAAAAAGGAAGTTAGTAGGGTGTTAGTAAGGTGTGTGCTGTAATATTAAAGCAGTcactaaaactgaaaaagaaatttttcattGGCACATTTTCCATGAATGGTTACTTAGGTATCTGTGCACACCTGGAATAGTTCTATATGTAGCTGTTAGGAACTTGCACATGCCCACAGTTTGAGCATACATAGCTCTGCTTTTATACGAACAAAAATAATAGTTACAGAAGGAATGTATTAAAAAGTTGCACCTAACCTGGAAGGATCCTCCTTTTTGTAAGAAGTCAATATGGGCAGTGAAATAGAGTCAGTGTAGTATGAGAGCCCACAGTCAAGTATAATAGCTGGCCTGCATAGTCTGTAGTGAAAGAGCTCTGGCTCTGTTAGTGCATGGATAGTTGATTTCAACAACAAATAGCTTAGATCCAGGCAATGGCACTTTTCTCTTTAAGCATACTGACAAAGGCTGCTCTCCTTATAATGagacaagaaaattaaatgcctGTTTATGCTGTGGGGTAATATTCGGAGATGTAAAAGAGAACACTCAGCTTTGTTCTGGTGAGGATTTGAGTTAGTGATGTGATCCGTTCTCCAATGCTTCTGTAAATTTGACTGAATAAAGTATTCTTTGCTTTCTTACCCTAGTATATTTTATAATGTCATGTTGTCCTCAGATGCTACTAAGTTTCATTCTAGAATTTACTATCCTACTGTGGCTGAAATTATCCTTAAATACACACTGTAAAAATCTAGATGCATTTAAGTCCTGTTGACTTGGAATTTAGACTCTTAGAGTAGGTAGTGGGGTTTGAAAATACTTATGCAGTGtgttttgaaaactttctgtATAAAGGCAGCCCTGTTGACATGCTGTGTGATTTGAAAGTGCACATTCAAGTATatgttttgcaaaacatttcaagGTGAAATTGGCTAGCGGGTGCCTTCATTGGtgaaacaaataagaaaatatatcagAGAGTAGGTTGTTTTAACCGTTGCTTCTGCTCCTCGCTGCTGCTTTGGCACCACGCAGATTTGTTAAGAATTTGGCTCACTCAACTCAGCTAGTAGACTTGGGAAGTCTTCTGAGATTCAGGTGCTAAATGCACACTCCAACACCATTCTGTGTCCGTATTAGGACAAGACAGAGCCCTCACCAGCCCCACAGCCTCAATGCTCGCTAGCCAGTTCCTTCTTCTTTCATTCTTGGGATTCTGTAGAAGGAAGCTTGAATGTGTGGGCTCCAAACCCATCTGTCAGAATCCATGTAGGCCAAGTGGTGCATGACTGTGAATTGCAGGGAAGTAATGCTAGAAACTTTGGGGGAAATGGTTCCAGCTCTGGCTGTGGTTTGCTATGCTGCTGTTTATGAAACCTCTTCCTCTATTCATGTCTGATAAATAACTGTTCTGTTTCCTAAAGGTGAATCTCCTGCTATCCGTCTGCCGGCTTCTTCCATTCAACATGCTGGTCCAATTACTCTTTTCCAGACACCTAGTGCAAGCACCACATCAGTGGCTGTCCCAGCTCCAACCCTGCCCCTGCACCCTGTAATTTCATCACAGCACTTTGTCAAACCTGCTCAGACAGAAGCTCTCGATGTATCTAAGCTCCATTGCTCTCTGACAAGACCTGCACCAGTTTTCATTGAGAGCTTCAGCAGAAACCCAAGTAACATAACCACTGCTAATGGCAGATTTTCTGTCCCTAATAGCGAGCCCCCAAAGGAGTACCCAGGGGTTTCTGCTTTTCCTAGAGGTGTACTTCTTCCCCAGGCTACCCCTTTTCTTCACTCACATGTCTACGAGCCTCCTCCCATTGGTCAGCCAGCCAGTCTGTTTGGATTACCTCCTCGGTTTTCATTCTACCACCCTTACTTTGTACCTGGACCTCACTATATCCCCTCAAGGTAATGAAACCCTTCATTTTGGTACCACTAAGAACAAATGCTAAAAGGCAGAGAGTCTTTTGATTTACAGAAAGCAAGTGGAGCATTCTAAAGGAAAGGTGCTCTTACCTTCCTATAGCTCCTTTGTGGTGGGACCTGCTGGCCTGAGGCTGCTCATAATATATGCCCAGTTATTGAGTCCATACTATTGCAGTAATTGGCACTCCCAAATCCACAGTAAATAGAAGAATCTTCTCTCTCCACTTTATGCATCTAAGTGCTATtgatttctacagaaaaaacatTAGGTGGAGGTagtgtaaatatattttgaaaatgatcAGATAGAATTAAAGTAGGTCTGTGAGAGGTCTTCTGGGTATTACAATTGCAGCTGTCGTAACTACCGATATTTCTGAAATCCAGCCTGGTGGGAAATGTCTTCAGAATTCTTATGTAAGTAGTAATTCCTAGTTTTTCCTTGCAGTCTCTGGGCAATCAGAGATCACCTAATCAAAGAATTTACAAGCTAACACATGTAATATCCCGTGGGTATTTCCTGAGCTAAGCACGCACAGAGAGCACCAGtgccctcccagcagcaggtGTGCTGCTCAGCCTCAGGAGGTCTGATGGCCTACTGATGATTATTCTTTGTAAggcatcatttttctttcatgactGTGCAGTATCAACCATAACAAATTATTATGACTATTAGCCTTAAATTCTGCCTGTTTATACACTGCTCATTCCTACTAATAGCAACAACCCATCTGTTCCTATGGCAATAAGACAACCTGGTCATAAATTAGGGCTGATCATGACCCATGAAACTCAAAAGAGCTGTATAAGCTGATAAGTGCAATGCAAGATATTTCTATTTTTGAGATTCTTTAAAGAAACACACAACACATATTCCCAAAATTGCTAAAGATTAACTTTGCTTAGGCCTTGGTCTCTGAAATTAGACAGTTCTGTGAGGCCTCTGAGGGAGAGGAGTGTTCTTGCACCATAAAAGACTGTTCTGAGTTCACACATTAATGGACTTCTGAAGGCTGCTAGCTTTGCTAATACCAGGATCTTTCTAATACAATGATTTATAAGATCACATTCCTATAAATTCATTTCTTGCATACAAGAATCATAATTTCTGAGCAGCACAGACAGTGCAAATGTGTGTATGCAGATTTATGCACTAAAAATGTAAGTATTTGATTGGAAAGATGAATAGTCTCCTTGAAACCTCAGGAGACATTGTATCAATGTCTTGATAATGCCTGCACTGTAGAGCTCTATTCTTCACATACTCTTGTTTTCTTAACAATGTGGTGAATTTCTGTAACACTGTAAATTACAATACATGTGTCATTCCGcatcagaataaaaattcaaatttcTGACACTGGAGGAATACCATTACATTTGACAGAGTAACTTCCTGCAATCTACTCGGTgggtgctttttaaaaatttatccctgtacattttttaaatagtaacATTGACAACTAGATATTGGGCACAAAGATTCTCTGTCAGTCCTCTTGTTTAATAACAATGTAACAGATGCAAGAGTTCACTCAAAAGAATAAATAAGAGCATTTTACCCCAGCTCTGTCAGAAATTTTGGCACACAGAAATAACACAGATTTCTAATGTTTTGTATTACTATTCTGAGTATGTCTGTTAACATACTGCAGGCTTATCAGATGCTGGTTTATCCATGATGTTATTTCATTGATAAATACtatgggttttgtgtttgttttcaaagcagtGTCATGCATGTGCTTAGCATGAAGAGGTGCATATGCACAGATATGGAATCTGTGCATGACTCTTGTTATGGCCCCAGTGTTTAAATTAGGCATGGTTTTGAAGTGCATGTGTTTTGAATATTTCAACGGGATAAACTGACATAGAACATTAGTGTCGTTCTGTTTTTCTTAGCTGAATGGAAGACCAAGCAATCTGCATTTCTGAAAGCCAGCTTTCAATCTCTTTCCTTGCAGCACATGCCCATTCAGCCGACCTCCATTTGGCTGTGGGAATTTCTCCAGCTCAGTGCCTGGCTTTTATGAAGACAGGTACCAAAGACAGGAGGTGATGTTTTCAGCTCAGAACAAAGACTATCCTTTCAAAGAATATCCAACAGAAAGTATACGTGAGAACAACCGCAGCTTTGAGTGCCTTGACGTAGTGTCTTGCCCCGACAAATGCAACGAGGAGCAGTATTTAAGCCCCCTACCACAGCTGGATGCTGGAGCATTGGAGGAGGTTTTCTCAGCCGCCTCATCTACTCCCTCCAGCATCCACCTAATCAATGTAACTGACagtgatgaggaagaaataaagctgCAAGATTTGTAATTTTTGAAACAAGTTATAATCCAGAGAAATATTATAGAatgggaaataaatgttttcctcagCGCTGTGTTCAATGGAAACCCATGTAGCTTGAGCGAGCTGTGCAGGCCATTTTGAAGAGTCTGATGATCTGTTTGCATTGTGAGAGATCACATACAGATCTAGGGAGGTCAAAAGCCTCTGGAGTTTCA
This window contains:
- the SOX30 gene encoding transcription factor SOX-30, with the translated sequence MQRKARERPLRSRPPPERPPRPSRPPPPPPSPPQWEVLGPFSVLQVKVEEPEPEGGNALGSHTDGGGSWGKTRSSPSPRGGKGEARGAIKRERDDERVSGASQEEGKVPEKRRSGQEPWRGGAVKGQPPDAALEACRVKMEEDAGPAGSLCGPAQTSTAGRTVQQREGFGIPPGELKNPAVLHPLPPGTCLQIQGPLPPQLIHVAEVPVKQVPLKIKSLLEPPVKIETKNVPFTVQPSDSGMADTPFSKDKSGHVKRPMNAFMVWARIHRPALAKANPAASNTAISVQLGLEWSKLTEEQKQPYYDEAQKIKQKHREEFPGWVYQPRPSKRKHFPLPVSAVFSSTSQSIIATNPAGVCPFPSPAYSVVIPNVKNTIGHPVCESPAIRLPASSIQHAGPITLFQTPSASTTSVAVPAPTLPLHPVISSQHFVKPAQTEALDVSKLHCSLTRPAPVFIESFSRNPSNITTANGRFSVPNSEPPKEYPGVSAFPRGVLLPQATPFLHSHVYEPPPIGQPASLFGLPPRFSFYHPYFVPGPHYIPSSTCPFSRPPFGCGNFSSSVPGFYEDRYQRQEVMFSAQNKDYPFKEYPTESIRENNRSFECLDVVSCPDKCNEEQYLSPLPQLDAGALEEVFSAASSTPSSIHLINVTDSDEEEIKLQDL